AAGGTCATGATGTAAGGATCATATACTCTGTTTTAGATTCAATCAAAGTCGCTAATGATAATCCAGAAAAAAAAATTATATTTATAGCAGTAGGTTTTGAAACCACAGCTCCAACTACGGCAGCTCTTGTTGAAGAAGTTTACCAGAAAAAGGTTAAAAATTTATTAGTTCTTTCTTTGCATAAAACTGTACCCGAGGCATTGTTGGCATTATTAAAAAACCCTAAAATTATGATTGATGGTTTTATACTTCCCGGCCATGTTAGTACTGTAATAGGCAGCCTAAAGCCATATAAATTTATTTCTGATGAATATAACAAGCCAGCAGTGGTTTCTGGATTTGAGGCTGAGGAAATTTTAGAATCAATATTACTTTTATTAAAAATGTTTAAAGAAAAAAAACCAAGCATTATAAATCAATATAAGAAAGTAGTTACCAGTAAGGGTAATATAGAAGCACAAAGAATAATGAACAAAATATTTGAAAGAACAAATGCAGAATGGAGAGGGTTAGGTATTATTCGAAAAAGCGGTTTAAAATTGAACAAAAAATATGTTCAATTTTCTGTAGATAATTTTTTCAAAATTAGCTTACCAAAAGCAAAAGAAAATTTAGCATGTAAGTGTGGAGAAATTATTCAGGGATTAAAGCAGCCAAAAGATTGTTTATTATTCTCAAAAAATTGTACACCAGAAAAACCAATTGGTCCTTGTATGGTTTCTTCCGAAGGGACATGCGCAGCTTTTTATAAATACGGAGGTTATGATGTATGAATACGGTCAATTAAAGTATTGTCCTAAGTGTGCCGGAAAATTCGAAAAGAAACAAATCGGTTTAGATGATAGAAAAAGATTAATTTGTAGCAGTTGCGGTTACGTCATTTTTAGAAATCCGTTGCCCGGAGCAGCTGCCATTGTAGAACTTGATAATAAAATAGTTATGGTAAAAAGAGGTGTAGATCATTGCAAGGGTTATTGGGCACTGCCCGGAGGTTTTGTTGAGTATGATGAATCTCCTGAAGTGGCAGCGATTAGAGAGACAGAAGAAGAAACAGGGCTTAAAGTAAAAATAAGAGATCTAATTGGTATACATATGTTTGGTAAGCCTTTTAAATCTAATGTGATAGGTTTTTGTTTTGCCG
The DNA window shown above is from bacterium CG_4_10_14_0_2_um_filter_33_32 and carries:
- a CDS encoding hydrogenase formation protein HypD encodes the protein MKLKNIVESIEKISDSQKQINIMEVCGTHTMAIHRLGIKSLLPKNINLISGPGCPVCVTSVNDLNKIIFLAKQKNVITLTYGDLFRVPGEKESLERVRSEGHDVRIIYSVLDSIKVANDNPEKKIIFIAVGFETTAPTTAALVEEVYQKKVKNLLVLSLHKTVPEALLALLKNPKIMIDGFILPGHVSTVIGSLKPYKFISDEYNKPAVVSGFEAEEILESILLLLKMFKEKKPSIINQYKKVVTSKGNIEAQRIMNKIFERTNAEWRGLGIIRKSGLKLNKKYVQFSVDNFFKISLPKAKENLACKCGEIIQGLKQPKDCLLFSKNCTPEKPIGPCMVSSEGTCAAFYKYGGYDV
- a CDS encoding NUDIX hydrolase encodes the protein MYEYGQLKYCPKCAGKFEKKQIGLDDRKRLICSSCGYVIFRNPLPGAAAIVELDNKIVMVKRGVDHCKGYWALPGGFVEYDESPEVAAIRETEEETGLKVKIRDLIGIHMFGKPFKSNVIGFCFAAKAISGELRSGSDVIEVKSFNPKKLPNKFAFPQNLKAIAAWIKVYGK